The following nucleotide sequence is from Streptomyces bathyalis.
GTATCCGATCGCGATGAGCCCGTACATCGCGCCGAGGATGAGTCCACTGGCCAGTTGCTGCGGCAGGTCGTTCACCGCGGGGCCTCCGAGTGGTGTCTGGATACGACCGCGCGGGGGCGCTGTTGGCGCCCCCGCGCGGCGTAGTGGTGTGGTTGAACGGGGCGGTCGCCCGGCTCAGTCTTCTTCGAACGTGCCCGTCTTGACGGGCTTGTGCTCCCCGTCCTTGACCTCGTACAGCGAGAGCTGCTTGTTCGTGGTGTCGCCGTACTCGTCGAAGCCGACCTTGCCGCTGACGCCGTCGAACTTGACGTCCTGCATGGCTTCGGAGACCTGCTCGCGGGTGTCGTTCATGTCCTCGGGCAGCTTGCCGTCGTTCTTCTCGGCGACGGCCTTGACGGCCTGGATGATGGACCAGGTGGCGTCGTAGGCGTAGCCGCCGTAGGCCTCGTAGGGCAGCTTGTAGCCGGCGGCCTCGTAGTTCTTGGTGAACTCCTTGGCGCTGTCGAGGGTCTCCAGCGGGGCGCCGACGGAGGAGGCGATGTCGCCCTCGGAGTTCTTCTTGGCCAGCTTCACGTACTCGGCGCTGAAGAGCGCGTCACCACCGACGACGGGGCCCTTGAGACCGGCCTTCTTGGCCTGGTCGGCGAGCGGGGCGCCGGCGGGGTACTCGCCGCCGTAGTAGACGAAGTCGGGCTTGGCCTTGGCGACCTTGTTGGCCACCGCGGTGAAGTCCTTCTCCTTGGGGTCGACGTGGTCGGTGCCCACGACCTTGCCGCCGAGGTCCTCGAACTCACCCTTGAAGGTGGCGGCGAGGCCCTTGCCGTAGGTCTTCTTGTCGTCGATGACGAAGACCTTCTTCAGCTTCTTCTCGTTGTACATGTACTGCGCCGCGTACGGGCCCTGGATGGCGTCCGTCGTGGAGGTACGGAAGTACGTCTTGAAGGGGCGTTCCTTCTTGCCGGTACGCCAGTTGGTGCCCTGCGTCAGCTCGGGCGCGGTGTTGGCGGGGGAGACCTCGACCATGCCGGCCTTGTCGAAGACCTTCTGCATGGACTGGCCGACGTTGGAGTTGAGGGGGCCGACGGCACCGACAACCTTGTCG
It contains:
- a CDS encoding branched-chain amino acid ABC transporter substrate-binding protein gives rise to the protein MRHRSLLIITTAVAAGSLVLTACGSRGEDSGGKSGGDTTVTIGLDAPLTGDLSALGQGIKNSADLAVKTANKKKEVDGVTFKLQALDDAAQPSAGQQNANKFVADDKVVGAVGPLNSNVGQSMQKVFDKAGMVEVSPANTAPELTQGTNWRTGKKERPFKTYFRTSTTDAIQGPYAAQYMYNEKKLKKVFVIDDKKTYGKGLAATFKGEFEDLGGKVVGTDHVDPKEKDFTAVANKVAKAKPDFVYYGGEYPAGAPLADQAKKAGLKGPVVGGDALFSAEYVKLAKKNSEGDIASSVGAPLETLDSAKEFTKNYEAAGYKLPYEAYGGYAYDATWSIIQAVKAVAEKNDGKLPEDMNDTREQVSEAMQDVKFDGVSGKVGFDEYGDTTNKQLSLYEVKDGEHKPVKTGTFEED